Proteins from a genomic interval of Medicago truncatula cultivar Jemalong A17 chromosome 3, MtrunA17r5.0-ANR, whole genome shotgun sequence:
- the LOC120579682 gene encoding 50S ribosomal protein L2, chloroplastic produces the protein MAIHLYKTSIPSTRTRNRLIYGQHHCGKGHNARGIITAGHRGGGHKRLYRKIDFRRNEKDIYGRIVTIEYDPNRNAHICLIHYGDGEKRYILHPRGAIIGDTIVYGTEVPIKMGNALPLTDMPLGTAIHNIEITLGKGGQLARAAGAVAKLIAKEGKSATLKLPSGQVRLISKNCSATVGQVGNVGVNQKSLGRAGAKRWLGKRPVVRGVVMNPVDHPHGGGEGRAPIGRKKPSTPWGYPALGRRSRKKNKYSDNLILRRRSK, from the exons ATGGCAATACATTTATACAAAACTTCTATCCCGAGCACCCGCACACGAAATCGTTTGATTTATGGACAGCATCATTGTGGTAAAGGCCATAATGCCAGAGGAATCATTACCGCAGGGCATAGAGGGGGAGGTCATAAGCGTCTATACCGTAAAATTGATTTTCGACGTAATGAAAAAGACATATATGGTCGAATCGTAACTATCGAATACGACCCTAATAGAAATGCACACATTTGTCTCATACACTATGGGGATGGTGAGAAAAGATATATTTTACACCCCAGAGGGGCTATAATTGGAGATACCATTGTTTATGGTACAGAAGTTCCTATAAAAATGGGAAATGCCCTACCTTTGA CCGATATGCCCTTAGGCACGGCCATACATAACATAGAAATAACACTTGGAAAGGGTGGACAATTAGCTAGAGCGGCTGGTGCTGTAGCGAAACTGATTGCAAAAGAGGGGAAATCGGCAACATTAAAATTACCTTCTGGACAGGTCCGTTTGATATCAAAAAACTGCTCAGCAACAGTAGGACAAGTAGGGAATGTTGGAgtaaaccaaaaaagtttgggCAGAGCCGGAGCTAAACGTTGGTTAGGTAAGCGTCCTGTAGTAAGAGGAGTAGTTATGAACCCTGTAGACCATCCACATGGTGGTGGTGAAGGGAGGGCCCCGATTGGTAGAAAAAAACCCTCAACTCCTTGGGGTTATCCTGCACTTGGAAGaagaagtagaaaaaaaaataaatatagtgatAATTTGATTCTTCGTCGCCGTAGTAAATAG
- the LOC120579683 gene encoding 30S ribosomal protein S3, chloroplastic: MGQKIHPLGFRLGTTQNHDSIWFAQPRNYSENLKEDKIIQDCIKNYIQKTPGVEGIGRIKIKKTIDQIQVIIYMVLPTLLTEGKPRRIEELQTNVQKKLNCVTRKINITSTRIPNAYSDPNILAEFIAGQLKNRISFRKAIKKAIELAEQAGTKGVQVQIAGRIDGKEIARVEWIREGRVPLQTIRAKIDYCSYPVRTIYGVLGIKVWIFLNND, encoded by the coding sequence ATGGGACAAAAAATACATCCGCTTGGTTTCAGACTTGGTACAACTCAAAATCATGATTCTATTTGGTTTGCACAACCAAGAAATTATTCCGAGAATctaaaagaagataaaataatacaaGATTGTATCAAGAATTATATACAAAAAACCCCCGGTGTCGAGGGAATTGGAcgaataaagattaaaaaaacaatCGATCAGATTCAAGTCATAATCTATATGGTACTACCAACGTTATTAACGGAGGGTAAGCCTCGAAGAATCGAAGAATTACAGACTAATgtacaaaaaaaacttaattgtgTGACCcgaaaaattaacattacaagTACAAGAATTCCAAATGCTTATAGCGACCCTAATATTCTTGCAGAATTTATAGCTGGACAATTAAAGAATAGAATTTCGTTTAGGAAAGCAATCAAAAAAGCTATTGAATTAGCTGAACAGGCAGGTACAAAAGGAGTTCAAGTACAAATTGCGGGACGTATCGACGGAAAAGAAATTGCACGTGTCGAATGGATTAGAGAAGGTAGGGTTCCTCTACAAACCATTCGAGCTAAAATTGATTATTGTTCCTATCCAGTTCGAACTATTTATGGGGTATTAGGAATCAAAGTTTGGATATTTCTAAACAACGACTAA